The sequence GTAGCCAGGCAAGGCACGTTCTGGTCTGGTGTGGCGTTCTCAAAGACCAAGTGCAACACCTTCTGCTGTAAGGTGCCGCCATGGCGAAAATTTACAAACATTTAACTACTCAGGAACGCGCCGTCGTCATGACCATGCGCGACGACCTGTGCTCCACCCGATCCATTGCTAAACGCCTTTGCCGTTCAGCCAGCACGATTAGCCGCGAACTCAAACGCACCAGCGGTGCCGGCGTCTACGATGCCAATCTGGCCCACGCACAATGCCAGGCGCGTCGTGTCCTGCCGCGACGTCTTCCCAAACTGCACGCGGACGGGGCCTTGTTCCAGGTCGTCCGGCATCAGCTAAAACTCCTCTGGTCGCCGCAGCAAATAGCGCGCAAACTCAGGGCCCTTTGGCCCGACAATTCTGAGAAATCTGTGTCCCACGAGACCATCTACAACGCCATCTACTTGCACCCACGCGGCGAACTCAAGCGTGAGCTGATTGCCTGCCTGCGTCACCACAACCAGGTCCGTAAGCCACGCAGCCGTGGCACCGATCGCCGGGGTCAGATCCCAGATATGCAGAGCATCCACATCCGGCCTCCAGAGGTCGAGGACCGCCTCATTCCCGGCCATTGGGAAGGGGACTTGATCAAG is a genomic window of Glaciimonas sp. CA11.2 containing:
- a CDS encoding IS30 family transposase produces the protein MAKIYKHLTTQERAVVMTMRDDLCSTRSIAKRLCRSASTISRELKRTSGAGVYDANLAHAQCQARRVLPRRLPKLHADGALFQVVRHQLKLLWSPQQIARKLRALWPDNSEKSVSHETIYNAIYLHPRGELKRELIACLRHHNQVRKPRSRGTDRRGQIPDMQSIHIRPPEVEDRLIPGHWEGDLIKGAGNRSSVGTLVERTTGFVVLAKMDNATTKAVVDSFSAVLNREPAAMRKTMTYDQGREMHGHKILTERTGVQIYFADPHSPWQRGSNENTNGLLRQYMPKGSDLSIYSQDELDAIALSLNTRPRARLDYESPLVVYTQHIALLQHPTDTVN